A region from the Salminus brasiliensis chromosome 22, fSalBra1.hap2, whole genome shotgun sequence genome encodes:
- the LOC140544374 gene encoding testis-specific serine/threonine-protein kinase 6-like, whose translation MEADEAGGVLRSLGYEVVYNLGEGGFGTVKLATSQRHRKHVAIKIMDRRKESSDFAWKQLPRELAILKRVRHPHIIQVHESFDMPNGQVFIVMEVAATDLLHEIKALRRLPVNQARMWFSQIVDAVGYLHQQDIAHRDLKCENVLLSADGQVKLTDFGLGCFVRGYPSLSQTYCGTRCYCAPEVLLNRPYDPLKSDVWSLGVILYVMVTGFLPFSSDPHCSLTQLQRKAAEYPCGVAVEEPCRAFISYMLRFNPFTRPSVRNVANHPWMQARQEQ comes from the coding sequence ATGGAGGCAGATGAGGCAGGTGGAGTTCTGAGAAGCCTGGGCTACGAGGTGGTGTACAACCTCGGGGAAGGAGGCTTCGGCACGGTGAAACTGGCCACATCACAGAGGCACCGCAAACACGTGGCCATTAAAATCATGGATCGCAGGAAGGAATCATCAGATTTCGCCTGGAAGCAGTTGCCCCGGGAACTCGCCATCCTAAAGAGAGTGAGGCACCCTCACATCATTCAGGTGCACGAAAGTTTCGACATGCCCAACGGACAGGTCTTCATTGTGATGGAGGTAGCCGCAACCGACCTCCTTCACGAGATCAAGGCGCTCCGACGCCTCCCCGTTAACCAGGCCAGGATGTGGTTCTCCCAGATCGTCGATGCCGTGGGCTATCTTCACCAGCAGGACATCGCCCACCGAGACCTGAAATGCGAGAACGTCCTGCTGAGCGCTGATGGTCAGGTCAAACTGACCGACTTTGGCTTGGGCTGCTTTGTAAGAGGCTACCCTTCCCTCAGCCAGACTTACTGTGGCACTCGCTGCTACTGCGCTCCTGAGGTGCTTCTCAACAGGCCCTACGATCCCCTGAAGAGTGACGTCTGGAGCCTGGGCGTCATCCTGTACGTGATGGTCACCGGCTTCTTGCCCTTCAGTTCAGACCCTCACTGTTCTCTCACACAGCTCCAGCGCAAAGCTGCGGAGTATCCGTGTGGGGTCGcggtggaggagccctgtcgGGCCTTCATTTCTTACATGCTGCGTTTCAATCCCTTCACCCGGCCTTCGGTGAGAAACGTGGCGAACCACCCTTGGATGCAGGCCAGGCAGGAGCAGTAA
- the LOC140543620 gene encoding testis-specific serine/threonine-protein kinase 6-like: MEADEAGGVLRSLGYEVVYNLGEGGFGTVKLATSQRHRKHVAIKIMDRRKESSDFAWKQLPRELAILKRVRHPHIIQVHESFDMPNGQVFIVMEVAATDLLHEIKALRRLPVNQARMWFSQIVDAVGYLHQQDIAHRDLKCENVLLSADGQVKLTDFGLGCFVRGYPSLSQTYCGTRCYCAPEVLLNRPYDPLKSDVWSLGVILYVMVTGFLPFSSDPHCSLTQLQRKAAEYPCGVAVEEPCRAFISYMLRFNPFTRPSVRNVANHPWMQARQEQ, from the coding sequence ATGGAGGCAGACGAGGCAGGTGGAGTTCTGAGAAGCCTGGGCTACGAGGTGGTGTACAACCTCGGGGAAGGAGGCTTCGGCACGGTGAAACTGGCCACATCACAGAGGCACCGCAAACACGTGGCCATTAAAATCATGGATCGCAGGAAGGAATCATCAGATTTCGCCTGGAAGCAGTTGCCCCGGGAACTCGCCATCCTAAAGAGAGTGAGGCACCCTCACATCATTCAGGTGCACGAAAGTTTCGACATGCCCAACGGACAGGTCTTCATTGTGATGGAGGTAGCCGCAACCGACCTCCTTCACGAGATCAAGGCGCTCCGACGCCTCCCCGTTAACCAGGCCAGGATGTGGTTCTCCCAGATCGTCGATGCCGTGGGCTATCTTCACCAGCAGGACATCGCCCACCGAGACCTGAAATGCGAGAACGTCCTGCTGAGCGCTGATGGTCAGGTCAAACTGACCGACTTTGGCTTGGGCTGCTTTGTAAGAGGCTACCCTTCCCTCAGCCAGACTTACTGTGGCACTCGCTGCTACTGCGCTCCTGAGGTGCTTCTCAACAGGCCCTACGATCCCCTGAAGAGTGACGTCTGGAGCCTGGGCGTCATCCTGTACGTGATGGTCACCGGCTTCTTGCCCTTCAGTTCAGACCCTCACTGTTCTCTCACACAGCTCCAGCGCAAAGCTGCGGAGTATCCGTGTGGGGTCGcggtggaggagccctgtcgGGCCTTCATTTCTTACATGCTGCGTTTCAATCCCTTCACCCGGCCTTCGGTGAGAAACGTGGCGAACCACCCTTGGATGCAGGCCAGGCAGGAGCAGTAA
- the LOC140543618 gene encoding testis-specific serine/threonine-protein kinase 6-like translates to MEADEAGGVLRSLGYEVVYNLGEGGFGTVKLATSQRHRKHVAIKIMDRRKESSDFAWKQLPRELAILKRVRHPHIIQVHESFDMPNGQVFIVMEVAATDLLHEIKALRRLPVNQARMWFSQIVDAVGYLHQQDIAHRDLKCENVLLSADGQVKLTDFGLGCFVRGYPSLSQTYCGTRCYCAPEVLLNRPYDPLKSDVWSLGVILYVMVTGFLPFSSDPHCSLTQLQRKAAEYPCGVAVEEPCRAFISYMLRFNPFTRPSVRNVANHPWMQARQEQ, encoded by the coding sequence ATGGAGGCAGATGAGGCAGGTGGAGTTCTGAGAAGCCTGGGCTACGAGGTGGTGTACAACCTCGGGGAAGGAGGCTTCGGCACGGTGAAACTGGCCACATCACAGAGGCACCGCAAACACGTGGCCATTAAAATCATGGATCGCAGGAAGGAATCATCAGATTTCGCCTGGAAGCAGTTGCCCCGGGAACTCGCCATCCTAAAGAGAGTGAGGCACCCTCACATCATTCAGGTGCACGAAAGTTTTGACATGCCCAATGGACAGGTCTTCATTGTGATGGAGGTAGCCGCAACCGACCTCCTTCACGAGATCAAGGCGCTCCGACGCCTCCCCGTTAACCAGGCCAGGATGTGGTTCTCCCAGATCGTCGATGCCGTGGGCTATCTTCACCAGCAGGACATCGCACACCGAGACCTGAAATGCGAGAACGTCCTGCTGAGCGCTGATGGTCAGGTCAAACTGACCGACTTTGGCTTGGGCTGCTTTGTAAGAGGCTACCCTTCCCTCAGCCAGACTTACTGTGGCACTCGCTGCTACTGCGCTCCTGAGGTGCTTCTCAACAGGCCCTACGATCCCCTGAAGAGTGACGTCTGGAGCCTGGGCGTCATCCTGTACGTGATGGTCACCGGCTTCTTGCCCTTCAGTTCAGACCCTCACTGTTCTCTCACACAGCTCCAGCGCAAAGCTGCGGAGTATCCGTGTGGGGTCGcggtggaggagccctgtcgGGCCTTCATTTCTTACATGCTGCGTTTCAATCCCTTCACCCGGCCTTCGGTGAGAAACGTGGCGAACCACCCTTGGATGCAGGCCAGGCAGGAGCAGTAA
- the LOC140543621 gene encoding testis-specific serine/threonine-protein kinase 6-like, protein MEADEAGGVLRSLGYEVVYNLGEGGFGTVKLATSQRHRKHVAIKIMDRRKESSDFAWKQLPRELAILKRVRHPHIIQVHESFDMPNGQVFIVMEVAATDLLHEIKALRRLPVNQARMWFSQIVDAVGYLHQQDIAHRDLKCENVLLSADGQVKLTDFGLGCFVRGYPSLSQTYCGTRCYCAPEVLLNRPYDPLKSDVWSLGVILYVMVTGFLPFSSDPHCSLTQLQRKAVEYPCGVAVEEPCRAFISYMLRFNPFTRPSVRNVANHPWMQARQEQ, encoded by the coding sequence ATGGAGGCAGATGAGGCAGGTGGAGTTCTGAGAAGCCTGGGCTACGAGGTGGTGTACAACCTCGGGGAAGGAGGCTTCGGCACGGTGAAACTGGCCACATCACAGAGGCACCGCAAACACGTGGCCATTAAAATCATGGATCGCAGGAAGGAATCATCAGATTTCGCCTGGAAGCAGTTGCCCCGGGAACTCGCCATCCTAAAGAGAGTGAGGCACCCTCACATCATTCAGGTGCACGAAAGTTTCGACATGCCCAACGGACAGGTCTTCATTGTGATGGAGGTAGCCGCAACCGACCTCCTTCACGAGATCAAGGCGCTCCGACGCCTCCCCGTTAACCAGGCCAGGATGTGGTTCTCCCAGATCGTCGATGCTGTGGGCTATCTTCACCAGCAGGACATCGCCCACCGAGACCTGAAATGCGAGAACGTCCTGCTGAGCGCTGATGGTCAGGTCAAACTGACCGACTTTGGCTTGGGCTGCTTTGTAAGAGGCTACCCTTCCCTCAGCCAGACTTACTGTGGCACTCGCTGCTACTGCGCTCCTGAGGTGCTTCTCAACAGGCCCTACGATCCCCTGAAGAGTGACGTCTGGAGCCTGGGCGTGATCCTGTACGTGATGGTCACCGGCTTCTTGCCCTTCAGTTCAGACCCTCACTGTTCTCTCACACAGCTCCAGCGCAAAGCTGTGGAGTATCCGTGTGGGGTCGcggtggaggagccctgtcgGGCCTTCATTTCTTACATGCTGCGTTTCAATCCCTTCACCCGGCCTTCGGTGAGAAACGTGGCGAACCACCCTTGGATGCAGGCCAGGCAGGAGCAGTAA
- the LOC140543619 gene encoding testis-specific serine/threonine-protein kinase 6-like gives MEDDVHAPMENEEVEEKLRELLEAMLEVLSRVIQMCKQRLRRLQEQLAEEAAEDINRALALELQDPRRGRYLSGYRTRGVVNMEADEAGGVLRSLGYEVVYNLGEGGFGTVKLATSQRHRKHVAIKIMDRRKESSDFAWKQLPRELAILKRVRHPHIIQVHESFDMPNGQVFIVMEVAATDLLHEIKALRRLPVNQARMWFSQIVDAVGYLHQQDIAHRDLKCENVLLSADGQVKLTDFGLGCFVRGYPSLSQTYCGTRCYCAPEVLLNRPYDPLKSDVWSLGVILYVMVTGFLPFSSDPHCSLTQLQRKAAEYPCGVAVEEPCRAFISYMLRFNPFTRPSVRNVANHPWMQARQEQ, from the exons ATGGAGGATGATGTCCACGCCCCCATGGAGAACGAGGAGGTCGAGGAGAAGCTGCGAGAGCTGCTGGAGGCAATGTTGGAGGTACTCTCTCGAGTCATCCAGATGTGCAAGCAGAGGCTGCGGAGGCTGCAGGAGCAGCTCGCTGAAGAG GCAGCAGAGGACATCAACAGGGCGCTCGCGCTGGAGCTTCAGGACCCCAGGAGAGGCCGCTACCTAAGTGGCTACAGGACAA GAGGAGTGGTAAACATGGAGGCAGATGAGGCAGGTGGAGTTCTGAGAAGCCTGGGCTACGAGGTGGTGTACAACCTCGGGGAAGGAGGCTTCGGCACGGTGAAACTGGCCACATCACAGAGGCACCGCAAACACGTGGCCATTAAAATCATGGATCGCAGGAAGGAATCATCAGATTTCGCCTGGAAGCAGTTGCCCCGGGAACTCGCCATCCTAAAGAGAGTGAGGCACCCTCACATCATTCAGGTGCACGAAAGTTTCGACATGCCCAACGGACAGGTCTTCATTGTGATGGAGGTAGCCGCAACCGACCTCCTTCACGAGATCAAGGCGCTCCGACGCCTCCCCGTTAACCAGGCCAGGATGTGGTTCTCCCAGATCGTCGATGCCGTGGGCTATCTTCACCAGCAGGACATCGCCCACCGAGACCTGAAATGCGAGAACGTCCTGCTGAGCGCTGATGGTCAGGTCAAACTGACCGACTTTGGCTTGGGCTGCTTTGTAAGAGGCTACCCTTCCCTCAGCCAGACTTACTGTGGCACTCGCTGCTACTGCGCTCCTGAGGTGCTTCTCAACAGGCCCTACGATCCCCTGAAGAGTGACGTCTGGAGCCTGGGCGTCATCCTGTACGTGATGGTCACCGGCTTCTTGCCCTTCAGTTCAGACCCTCACTGTTCTCTCACACAGCTCCAGCGCAAAGCTGCGGAGTATCCGTGTGGGGTCGcggtggaggagccctgtcgGGCCTTCATTTCTTACATGCTGCGTTTCAATCCCTTCACCCGGCCTTCGGTGAGAAACGTGGCGAACCACCCTTGGATGCAGGCCAGGCAGGAGCAGTAA
- the LOC140543622 gene encoding testis-specific serine/threonine-protein kinase 6-like: MEADEAGGVLRSLGYEVVYNLGEGGFGTVKLATSQRHRKHVAIKIMDRRKESSDFAWKQLPRELAILKRVRHPHIIQVHESFDMPNGQVFIVMEVAATDLLHEIKALRRLPVNQARMWFSQIVDAVGYLHQQDIAHRDLKCENVLLSADGQVKLTDFGLGCFVRGYPSLSQTYCGTRCYCAPEVLLNRPYDPLKSDVWSLGVILYVMVTGFFPFSSDPHCSLTQLQRKAAEYPCGVAVEEPCRAFISYMLRFNPFTRPSVRNVANHPWMQARQEQ, from the coding sequence ATGGAGGCAGATGAGGCAGGTGGAGTTCTGAGAAGCCTGGGCTACGAGGTGGTGTACAACCTCGGGGAAGGAGGCTTCGGCACGGTGAAACTGGCCACATCACAGAGGCACCGCAAACACGTGGCCATTAAAATCATGGATCGCAGGAAGGAATCATCAGATTTCGCCTGGAAGCAGTTGCCCCGGGAACTCGCCATCCTAAAGAGAGTGAGGCACCCTCACATCATTCAGGTGCACGAAAGTTTCGACATGCCCAACGGACAGGTCTTCATTGTGATGGAGGTAGCCGCAACCGACCTCCTTCACGAGATCAAGGCGCTCCGACGCCTCCCCGTTAACCAGGCCAGGATGTGGTTCTCCCAGATCGTCGATGCCGTGGGCTATCTTCACCAGCAGGACATCGCCCACCGAGACCTGAAATGCGAGAACGTCCTGCTGAGCGCTGATGGTCAGGTCAAACTGACCGACTTTGGCTTGGGCTGCTTTGTAAGAGGCTACCCTTCCCTCAGCCAGACTTACTGTGGCACTCGCTGCTACTGCGCTCCTGAGGTGCTTCTCAACAGGCCCTACGATCCCCTGAAGAGTGACGTCTGGAGCCTGGGCGTCATCCTGTACGTGATGGTCACCGGCTTCTTCCCCTTCAGTTCAGACCCTCACTGTTCTCTCACACAGCTCCAGCGCAAAGCTGCGGAGTATCCGTGTGGGGTCGcggtggaggagccctgtcgGGCCTTCATTTCTTACATGCTGCGTTTCAATCCCTTCACCCGGCCTTCGGTGAGAAACGTGGCGAACCACCCTTGGATGCAGGCCAGGCAGGAGCAGTAA